Proteins encoded within one genomic window of Argiope bruennichi chromosome 7, qqArgBrue1.1, whole genome shotgun sequence:
- the LOC129975468 gene encoding uncharacterized protein LOC129975468 produces MSRGVLSEPDFIGVSEAEFLEELRDQNVCAARRINIRRGDRLVPTQHVVLTFQTLVLPKTIKGGYINCKIRPYIPNPLRCFKCQRYEHSQIGCRSNEHICGKCAESGHEMNACTSDILKCVNCSGSHAAFSKSCPKWILEKEIISIKIKNNITLPEARKIVNDRTPKVGVSYSSALKSIQNISCSQTDASITHCHCVIINPVPPDYQPSTSAQAQKSFTISENLSPKKSAARLPGVSKKETAKNRKKLKSLATKPHVAEDFLKINTSSSEFSDMELDSSASHKKIPAEGIKKKKNPPDKN; encoded by the coding sequence ATGTCACGTGGTGTACTTTCCGAACCTGATTTTATAGGGGTTTCTGAAGCAGAATTTTTGGAAGAGCTACGAGATCAAAATGTGTGTGCCGCTCGTCGCATTAATATTCGAAGAGGTGACAGACTTGTTCCCACGCAACATGTTGTTCTTACATTTCAAACGCTGGTTTTGCCTAAAACCATCAAAGGcggttatattaattgcaaaattcgaCCTTACATCCCCAATCCTCTACGATGTTTTAAATGTCAGAGGTATGAACATTCACAAATAGGTTGTCGAAGCAATGAGCATATTTGTGGCAAATGTGCAGAATCAGGCCATGAAATGAATGCTTGCACATCTGACATTCTGAAATGTGTCAACTGTTCTGGCTCCCATGCTGCATTTTCCAAATCCTGCCCTAAATGGAtcttggaaaaagaaataatttccattaagataaaaaataacataactttGCCGGAAGCCCGAAAGATTGTGAATGATAGAACTCCAAAAGTTGGCGTTTCCTATTCATCTGCTCTTAAATCAATTCAGAACATATCTTGCTCCCAAACTGATGCAAGCATTACCCACTGTCACTGCGTAATAATTAATCCAGTGCCACCTGATTACCAACCATCTACTTCCGCTCAAGCACAAAAAAGTTTTACAATCTCAGAAAATTTGTCTCCAAAAAAATCAGCGGCACGACTTCCTGGtgtttcaaaaaaagaaactgcCAAAAACAGGAAGAAACTGAAATCGCTTGCAACAAAACCTCATGTTGccgaagattttttaaaaattaacacttcATCATCTGAATTTTCAGATATGGAGCTCGATTCTTCAGCTTCACACAAGAAAATTCCTGCAGAGggtataaagaagaagaaaaatcctccagataaaaattga